GCAGATTGCGGAAGGTCTCAGTGAGCCGGTCGGAGAGCGTGCCGAAGGTAGCCATGGTCCGGCAATTCTACGCCGTGGGGTCAGTGGCACCCTCGCGGCCCAGCGCTACGGCGGCGTCACTCGGGGTCGAGCTCCTGGAACACCGTGAGCTGCACGCCGTCGGGGCCCCGCAGCCGTGCGTTCCGCGAGCGCCACGGGGTCGGGGTGGGCGGGGCCTCCAGGCCCGCGCCGGCGTGCACCAGCACCTCCGACGCCGCCTCGACGTCGGTCACTTCGAGTGCCACCCGGATCCCGTCGCTCTCTCCGCCGTCGGTCTCGACCTCGTCGATGAAGCGCACCTGTGCGGCATTGGCCAGCTCCAAGGTCGCCCGCCCCGCCTCGAGGATCGCCACGCGCGCGCCGTCCGGGCCCTCGAACGCGTGCGCCTCGGTCATACCCAGGGTGTCGCGGTAGAACGCCAGCGCCTCGTCGAGGTCGGCGGAGCGGACGACCAGCCGCAGCTGACGCACGCGTCCCTGCGGTACGAGCAGAGGCGCGACGATCTCGATCGCGTCATCGAGGGTCCTCGAGAGCGAGGTCCGCCCGGGGCCCGCCGCCGCCCACGCCCGCACCGCGGCGAGCACCGCTCCTCCGACAGCGCTTCCGACGACGTCTGCGGCCAGCGGCTCGGCTCCGGTCCGCAGGGCAGCGGCGACCGATCGGCCGATACGCGTCGTGCGAACCGCGGATTCGCGATCGAGCTCCTCCTTCAGACCCATCGCCGCCGCGTTGGCCATCGCCAGCGCCAGGGTGCCGGGAGCGAATCCCGCCGCGAACGCGCGCAACGCCGTCCGCACATCCCGAGGGCCCGCCTTCCCGGCATCCAGGTGGGTGAGAAGTGTCGCCACCCGGGCATCGAAGCTCGACCAGAGGATGTCGGATTTGGACGAGAAGTAGTTGAAGAAGCTCGACCGTGAGACACCGGCACGCAGGGCGATGTCGGCAATGGATGTCGCGTCGTAGCCGCGCTCGAGAAACAGCTCGCACGCGGCCTCGGCGATGGTCTCGGGAGACGAGAGCTTCGGACGCCCGGCACGCTGCTCTGTCATGACTTCACCCTAGGACGCGCGAAGCCGCCGCATGGAGAGCGTATTGTTGGACGCGGTCCAAGAAGGAAGGCGCTTCTGTGCTCGAAACGATGACAGTGGGACTCGACCCCGACTTCGTCCCCTACGCCGACGCGTGGGACCTGCAGCGACGTGTCCATTCGGAGGTGGTGCACGGCGAGCGGGTCGACACTCTGCTGCTGCTCGAGCACGAGCCGGTCTTCACCGCCGGTAAGCGCACCGAGCCGCAGGAGCGCCCCACCGACGGCACGCCGGTCATCGACGTCGACCGCGGCGGGAAGATCACGTGGCACGGCCCCGGTCAGCTCGTCGGCTACCCCATCGTCCGCCTCCAGGAGCCCGTCGATGTCGTCGCGCATGTCCGACGCCTCGAGCGCCTTCTCATCGTGGCTCTCGCTCGCCTCGGCGTGGAGGGACTCCAGGTGGAAGGGCGAAGCGGAGTGTGGGTCCGACGACCCCTGTCGACCGACAAGGTCGCCGCCATCGGCGTGCGTGTCGAGCGGGGAGTGACCATGCACGGGTTCGCCGTCAACTGCGACAACTCCCTGGCACCCTTCCGTCAGATCATCCCCTGCGGCATCGCCGACGCCGGGGTCACGACCGTCAGCGAGGTCACGGGCAGGGAGATCTCACCCCGCGACATCGTTCCGACCATCGCCGAGGTCTTCCTCGCCGCCGAACAGGCGGTGGCGGCATGAGTGCGGCGGCCCCCGACGGCCGGCGCCTCCTGCGACTGGAGGTGCGGAACGCCCAGACGCCGATCGAACGCAAGCCCGAGTGGATTCGCACGAAGGCGAAGATGGGTCCGGAATACACCGCCCTGCAGGGCCTGGTGAAAGAAGAAGGCCTGCACACCGTCTGCCAGGAGGCGGGCTGCCCGAACATCTACGAGTGCTGGGAGGACCGCGAGGCGACCTTCCTCATCGGCGGTTCCCAGTGCACGCGCCGGTGCGACTTCTGCCAGATCGACACGGGGAAGCCCGCCGACTACGACACCGACGAGCCCCGGCGCGTCGCGGAGAGTGTGCAGCGGATGCAGCTGCGCTACGCCACGGTGACCGGGGTCGCCCGAGACGACCTCCCCGACGGCGGCGCCTGGCTCCACGCCGAGACCGTGCGCCGCATCCATGCCGACAACCCTGGAACGGGCGTCGAGATCCTCGCCACGGACTTCAACGGCGTGCCGAGCCTGCTCCAGGAGGTGTTCGACTCCCGCCCGGAGGTCTTCGCGCACAACGTCGAGACCGTGCCCCGCATCTTCAAGCGCATCCGCCCGGCGTTCCGTTACGACCGTTCCCTCGGCGTCCTGACCATGGCTCGTGAAGCAGGGCTGATCACGAAGTCGAACCTCATCCTGGGAATGGGCGAGAGCCCCGACGAGGTCATCGCGGCACTGCAGGATCTTCACGACGCCGGCACCGACATCATCACGATCACGCAGTATCTGCGCCCTTCGCCGCGACACCTGCCGGTGGACCGCTGGGTCAAGCCTGACGAGTTCGTCGCCTTCAAAGAGGCGGCGGAAGAGATCGGCTTCCTCGGCGTGCTGGCGGGACCCCTCGTGCGATCGTCCTACCGGGCGGGTCGTCTGTGGGCGCAGTCGATGGTCTCGAAGGGCCGCGAGATCCCCGCCGACCTCGCCCACCTCGCGCGCGATCTCGCCTCCGAGGGCACGTCGTTCGCACAGGCCGTGTGATCGGCTCCGACGCGGAGGTCAGTCTGCGCTGGTGACCGACAGGACGTCTCCGGCGGAGTCGAGGTTCACCAGCAGCACGTCGTCGGTGGCATCGGGATCGAGCGCGTACTCGAGCACGGCGAAGGGGTCGGAGCCGCCGTGCTCGTCGGCGAGGATCGTCATGCTCATCAGCTGCAGCGAGCGGATCACGTCGATCCGGATGTCGCCGGAGATGTCGACCAGCAGGTTCTCGATGTCCTCCCCCAGCGTCTCCTGCTGCTGGAGGATGTACTCCGTCACTTCGCTGGTGCGATCGTCGAGCTCGGAGACCATGCCGTTGCGCGCAGTCCGGTCGATCGCCTCGAGGGACGACACCAGGCTCGCCGCGATGTCGAGGGCGGCCTGGGAGACGTCGTCCTGATCCGGCGCCGTCAGATCCACGGTGACGGACTGGTCGCCGAGTTCGACGTTCTCCGACCAGAAGATC
The Microbacterium sp. SLBN-154 DNA segment above includes these coding regions:
- a CDS encoding TetR family transcriptional regulator, which encodes MTEQRAGRPKLSSPETIAEAACELFLERGYDATSIADIALRAGVSRSSFFNYFSSKSDILWSSFDARVATLLTHLDAGKAGPRDVRTALRAFAAGFAPGTLALAMANAAAMGLKEELDRESAVRTTRIGRSVAAALRTGAEPLAADVVGSAVGGAVLAAVRAWAAAGPGRTSLSRTLDDAIEIVAPLLVPQGRVRQLRLVVRSADLDEALAFYRDTLGMTEAHAFEGPDGARVAILEAGRATLELANAAQVRFIDEVETDGGESDGIRVALEVTDVEAASEVLVHAGAGLEAPPTPTPWRSRNARLRGPDGVQLTVFQELDPE
- the lipB gene encoding lipoyl(octanoyl) transferase LipB; this encodes MTVGLDPDFVPYADAWDLQRRVHSEVVHGERVDTLLLLEHEPVFTAGKRTEPQERPTDGTPVIDVDRGGKITWHGPGQLVGYPIVRLQEPVDVVAHVRRLERLLIVALARLGVEGLQVEGRSGVWVRRPLSTDKVAAIGVRVERGVTMHGFAVNCDNSLAPFRQIIPCGIADAGVTTVSEVTGREISPRDIVPTIAEVFLAAEQAVAA
- the lipA gene encoding lipoyl synthase, whose protein sequence is MSAAAPDGRRLLRLEVRNAQTPIERKPEWIRTKAKMGPEYTALQGLVKEEGLHTVCQEAGCPNIYECWEDREATFLIGGSQCTRRCDFCQIDTGKPADYDTDEPRRVAESVQRMQLRYATVTGVARDDLPDGGAWLHAETVRRIHADNPGTGVEILATDFNGVPSLLQEVFDSRPEVFAHNVETVPRIFKRIRPAFRYDRSLGVLTMAREAGLITKSNLILGMGESPDEVIAALQDLHDAGTDIITITQYLRPSPRHLPVDRWVKPDEFVAFKEAAEEIGFLGVLAGPLVRSSYRAGRLWAQSMVSKGREIPADLAHLARDLASEGTSFAQAV
- a CDS encoding DUF2004 domain-containing protein yields the protein MAIEHDFFGLLESGPDGSIFWSENVELGDQSVTVDLTAPDQDDVSQAALDIAASLVSSLEAIDRTARNGMVSELDDRTSEVTEYILQQQETLGEDIENLLVDISGDIRIDVIRSLQLMSMTILADEHGGSDPFAVLEYALDPDATDDVLLVNLDSAGDVLSVTSAD